The following proteins are encoded in a genomic region of Montipora foliosa isolate CH-2021 chromosome 10, ASM3666993v2, whole genome shotgun sequence:
- the LOC137974285 gene encoding uncharacterized protein, protein MSRHLGFFLLILLASCSRQIFAVQRNATVLILGGGISGIAAAKTLSDNGINDFIILEGTEKIGGRMRKMTFHNTTIELGANWIQGEKGNPIELLALKCGLQGKVEDRDFVIRNESGFNTTIEGKMRLLKRDEKIMNEIRAKRRKLKQEDISARVGLRLANWLPVTPEEMVTEYLEYDFEYAVPPKYVSIRTWVADNGSIHSVDGKQFFVTDPRGYVHIVECLADMFLKPSDSRLLLNTTVTEVKNNDNGVYVTSVTGDLFFAKFALVTFSIGVLKSGLVSFKPQLPPWKTEAIFKLNMVTYTKIFLKFPWKFWDDNEYILYASKRRGYYSIMQNLEADSRLPKGTNILLVTVTGEESTRLEYQSNEQTQGEIMKVLENMYGQNIPRLIDIYYPKWGLNRYFFGSWANLPIGISSADYVKLRKPVGSVFFSGEATHELYNGYVHGGYLTGVEEASKIAFCIRTCSCK, encoded by the coding sequence ATGAGCAGACACCTTGGTTTCTTTTTGCTTATTTTGCTGGCTAGTTGCAGCCGCCAGATTTTCGCAGTACAAAGAAATGCAACGGTTTTGATTCTAGGCGGTGGCATCTCGGGCATCGCAGCTGCAAAAACACTAAGTGACAATGGCATTAATGATTTTATTATTCTGGAAGGGACGGAAAAAATCGGCGGGCGAATGAGAAAGATGACATTTCACAATACCACAATTGAGTTAGGAGCAAACTGGATCCAAGGGGAAAAAGGGAATCCTATCGAACTTTTGGCGCTCAAATGTGGTTTGCAGGGTAAAGTGGAGGACCGCGACTTTGTGATAAGGAATGAAAGTGGATTCAACACCACAATTGAAGGGAAAATGAGACTACTGAAACGAGATGAAAAGATAATGAATGAAATACGAGCCAAGAGGAGAAAATTGAAACAAGAAGACATTTCTGCCCGGGTTGGTTTACGTCTCGCAAACTGGCTTCCGGTCACACCGGAAGAAATGGTCACAGAGTACCTTGAGTACGACTTCGAATACGCCGTCCCTCCAAAATATGTTTCAATTCGAACATGGGTTGCAGACAATGGTAGTATACATTCAGTGGATGGAAAGCAGTTTTTTGTCACAGATCCCAGAGGTTATGTACATATTGTAGAATGCTTAGCTGATATGTTTTTAAAGCCCAGTGACTCACGATTGCTTTTGAACACAACGGTAACCGAAGTTAAAAATAACGACAATGGGGTTTACGTTACTTCCGTTACAGGTGACCTGTTTTTCGCTAAATTCGCTCTTGTGACTTTCAGTATCGGTGTCTTAAAGAGTGGTCTCGTTTCTTTTAAACCACAATTACCTCCCTGGAAAACCGAAGCGATTTTTAAGCTCAACATGGTCACCTATACTAAAATTTTCCTGAAGTTTCCGTGGAAATTTTGGGACGATAATGAGTATATTCTTTATGCAAGCAAACGAAGAGGCTACTATTCCATAATGCAGAATCTAGAAGCAGATTCCCGTCTACCGAAGGGAACAAACATCCTCCTTGTAACAGTGACTGGTGAAGAATCAACCAGACTAGAATATCAATCTAATGAGCAGACTCAAGGTGAAATTATGAAGGTACTAGAAAATATGTATGGTCAGAATATTCCACGCCTAATAGATATTTATTATCCGAAATGGGGGCTCAACAGGTACTTTTTTGGCTCTTGGGCAAACCTGCCAATTGGAATATCAAGCGCCGATTACGTCAAACTTCGGAAGCCTGTTGGGAGTGTATTTTTTTCCGGCGAGGCAACGCACGAATTATACAACGGATATGTTCACGGGGGTTACCTTACTGGAGTAGAGGAGGCAAGCAAAATAGCTTTCTGTATACGAACTTGCTCATGCAAGTAA
- the LOC137974283 gene encoding membralin-like translates to MPVEATNPLINARDRLFRALFFKMALMYARTFPPPVRLVLEMGVLVKAITCFVILAYIHNAFSRTPIDCLDHIKDKWPRDGVLRVVISRGSAMSRLPENDTIRTNITNSSLSEHFHVNVSHLVVDVKSEQDNSSSLGDQHRHSLENKPKKNHLSATESVIPSAFELLAPIKIEEDKTEEYAVEYALEYGFLRLSSESRKKLGIPVLLVELDPVIEKCFGDSLSRFLLDEFLGYDDVLMSSVKRLAEYEDNKGYLRNVVTGDHFRFVSMWMARTSYLVALMLMFIFTISISMLLRYCHHQIFVFIVNLLQMLDLNVTIAFPAAPLFTVILSLVGMEAIMSEFFNDTTTSFYIILIVWTADQYDAICCHTQQSKKFWLRFFYLYHFAFYAYHYRFNGQYSGLALVTSWLFIQHSMLFFFHHYELPVILSHQADPEEDLLADPIAALTDEVNVPALDEHHNQAAAADDIQQTGRGAQNDTSLVRRRPTRTNDTSVNNSMLSNYGIFTPVDLDHEFARSRPERDQDAAAEASTSNST, encoded by the exons ATGCCAGTGGAGGCCACAAATCCACTTATAAACGCCAGGGACCGGCTTTTCCGCGCTttatttttcaagatggcgctgaTGTACGCTCGAACGTTTCCACCTCCTGTTCGTCTTGTTTTGGAGATGGGAGTCCTGGTGAAG GCAATCACTTGCTTTGTGATCTTGGCTTACATACACAATGCATTTTCAAGGACTCCTATAGACTGTTTAGACCATATCAAGGACAAGTGGCCAAGAGATGGAGTACTGAGAGTTGTTATTTCAAGAGGATCTGCAATGAGTAGATTACCAGAAAATGATACCATAAGAACTAATATTACCAATAGCAGTCTTTCTGAACATTTTCATGTCAATGTAAGTCATTTAGTAGTGGATGTTAAATCTGAACAAGATAACTCGTCTTCTTTGGGAGATCAGCACAGACACTCATTGGAGAACAAACCAAAAAAGAATCATCTTTCTGCAACAGAATCAGTTATACCAAGTGCATTTGAACTCCTTGCACCCATAAAGATTGAAG AAGATAAAACAGAGGAGTACGCTGTTGAGTATGCCTTGGAGTACGGATTTCTCAGACTTTCATCAGAGTCTAGGAAGAAACTTGGTATCCCAGTATTGCTTGTTGAACTGG ACCCAGTAATTGAAAAGTGTTTTGGTGACAGTTTGAGTCGCTTCTTATTGGATGAGTTCCTTGGATATGATGATGTCCTGATGTCCAGTGTTAAGAGGCTTGCAGAGTATGAAGATAATAAAG GGTATTTGCGTAACGTAGTTACAGGTGACCACTTTCGGTTTGTCAGCATGTGGATGGCTCGAACTTCATATCTAGTTGCCCTCATGCTGATGTTTATTTTT accATTTCAATCTCCATGTTGTTGAGGTATTGTCATCACCAGATATTTGTCTTTATTG TAAATTTGCTTCAAATGCTGGATCTAAATGTGACCATCGCATTTCCTGCAGCACCTCTCTTTACAGTGATTCTTTCTCTTGTGG GAATGGAAGCCATTATGTCAGAATTTTTCAATGACACTACAACTAGCTTTTACATCATCTTGATTGTGTGGACAGCAGACCAGTATGATGCCATTTGTTGCCACACACAACAGAGTAAGAAGTTTTGGCTAAG GTTTTTTTATCTGTATCATTTTGCATTTTATGCTTACCATTATCGATTTAATGGGCAGTACAGTGGACTTGCATTAGTAACATCATGGCTATTTATTCAG CATTCCATGCTATTCTTCTTTCATCACTATGAGTTGCCAGTGATTCTTAGCCATCAAGCTGATCCAGAGGAAGATTTGTTGGCTGATCCTATAGCTGCACTGACTGATGAGGTTAATGTTCCTGCTTTAGATGAACATCATAACCAGGCAGCAGCTGCAGATGACATCCAACAGACAG GCAGAGGTGCTCAGAACGATACCTCGTTGGTAAGACGGCGCCCGACTCGAACAAACGACACTTCTGTGAACAATTCAATGTtgagcaattacggaattttcaCTCCTGTTGATTTGGACCATGAATTTGCGAGGAGTAGACCAGAAAGGGATCAGGATGCAGCTGCAGAAGCATCAACCAGTAATTCGACCTGA